In the genome of Lathyrus oleraceus cultivar Zhongwan6 chromosome 4, CAAS_Psat_ZW6_1.0, whole genome shotgun sequence, the window GACATAAATCCAAAGGACAACCACATATCTTTCCAAGTATATATCTTTCTCTATTACAATTTTCAACTTTAAATTAAAAGCATATTTATTCATATGGTGTATTTTTTGTTATGTGAATTGTTGTTGGTAGTGTGAGAGTATGGGAGCAGTGGAGAAAAAACTGCAAGAGATGAAGATAGAGTATGTGAAGAATAGAGTTGAGGAAAATGGAATAAACGTTGATCAGTTATTCTTCCATGATCCAGATGGATCTATGATTGAAATATGTAATTGTGACAATATTCCGATCGTGCCTTTATCAGAGAATAAAGTATGGTCTTGTTCGCGTTTCAACTGTAATATTTCAAACCGGCAGCAGGAGCATCAGATTCAACAAATGATCCCAATGTAGTTTTGTATTTTAAGTTAGTAGCGGTGATGATGAAAACTTGTTATGAATGTAGAATTAGCGGTTTTTTTCCTCTAATTTTGTGTAGGATTGATTTTTATTCTAGTAGAATTTGATTCTGAACCTTAGATGTAGAATGATGTATTTGACATTGAATGGCAATCCTATGTCTTTTTTAAGAAAAGTGTCAATTATCAGTGTTCCTTTGTCCAATCAGAGTCACTATATATACACAGAGAAATCTTTGAAAGAACTATATGCACactgaaattttttcaaaatatGTGTGGCTGGGACAAGAGAAAGCTATGAGTTTTCGTGCCACTAAAATAACGGAGAATACGTTTAACTGCAACCCATGGCGGCGGCATGGACATAAGCTAAGCT includes:
- the LOC127073570 gene encoding glyoxylase I 4, translating into MGNPLQLKSLNHISLVCKSLEKSVDFYANVLGFVPIKRPTSLNFNGAWLFNYGIGIHLLQSDDPEGMTKNPDINPKDNHISFQCESMGAVEKKLQEMKIEYVKNRVEENGINVDQLFFHDPDGSMIEICNCDNIPIVPLSENKVWSCSRFNCNISNRQQEHQIQQMIPM